A stretch of the Labilithrix sp. genome encodes the following:
- a CDS encoding D-3-phosphoglycerate dehydrogenase has translation MRVLVADKLHPRAVEELRTLPVDVLYEPEVTKETLESKIPGVGILVVRSKEVTRKAIESARQLNLIVRAGAETSTIDVKAASERGIYVANCPGKNSSAVAELVFGFAVALDRRIPDAVLSLRAGKWERLEYGKAEGLLGKTIGIAGLGAIGRDVAARAKTFGLHPIGWSKSLTPARAAELGIGYAASLEELAAKSDILTLHLALNERTRQCVNKKVFDAMPKRAMFINCARPDLVDYEAMQDAIKSRGLRVAIDVIPNEPRGKKEVAPDLFNLTTPSATGGFLYATPHIAASTDQAQLAIATETVRVIRSFLTEGTVPNVQNVLNLSNARFQMVIRMLDKVGTFANVLAVIKRHGINVEEVTNTVFEGGGASCAKLRVISRPSEACFAEIRAFEEVLHVDIVQLPNLA, from the coding sequence ATGCGTGTCCTCGTTGCCGACAAGCTCCATCCTCGCGCGGTCGAAGAGCTGCGAACCCTCCCGGTCGACGTCCTCTACGAGCCCGAGGTCACGAAGGAGACGCTCGAGTCCAAGATCCCCGGCGTGGGGATCCTCGTCGTTCGGTCGAAAGAGGTGACGCGGAAGGCGATCGAGAGCGCGCGGCAGCTCAACCTCATCGTCCGCGCCGGCGCCGAGACGTCGACGATCGACGTGAAGGCGGCGAGCGAGCGCGGCATCTACGTCGCCAACTGCCCCGGCAAGAACTCCTCCGCCGTCGCCGAGCTCGTGTTCGGGTTCGCGGTCGCGCTCGACCGGCGCATCCCCGACGCCGTCCTCTCGCTCCGCGCGGGCAAGTGGGAGCGCCTCGAGTACGGCAAGGCGGAGGGGCTCCTCGGCAAGACGATCGGCATCGCCGGCCTCGGCGCGATCGGGCGCGACGTCGCCGCGCGCGCGAAGACGTTCGGGCTCCACCCGATCGGCTGGAGCAAGAGCCTCACCCCCGCCCGCGCGGCCGAGCTCGGCATCGGGTACGCGGCGTCGCTCGAGGAGCTCGCCGCGAAGTCGGACATCCTCACCCTCCACCTCGCGCTGAACGAGCGCACGCGGCAGTGCGTGAACAAGAAGGTCTTCGACGCGATGCCGAAGCGCGCGATGTTCATCAACTGCGCGCGCCCCGACCTCGTCGACTACGAGGCGATGCAGGACGCGATCAAGAGCCGTGGCCTCCGCGTCGCGATCGACGTCATCCCGAACGAGCCGCGCGGCAAGAAGGAGGTCGCGCCCGACCTCTTCAACCTGACCACGCCGTCGGCGACGGGCGGCTTCCTCTACGCGACGCCCCACATCGCCGCGTCGACCGATCAGGCGCAGCTCGCGATCGCGACCGAGACGGTGCGCGTCATCCGCTCGTTCCTCACCGAGGGCACGGTGCCGAACGTGCAGAACGTCCTCAACCTCTCGAACGCGCGCTTCCAGATGGTCATCCGCATGCTCGACAAGGTCGGCACGTTCGCGAACGTGCTCGCCGTCATCAAGCGGCACGGGATCAACGTCGAGGAGGTGACGAACACCGTCTTCGAAGGCGGCGGCGCCTCGTGCGCGAAGCTGCGCGTCATCTCGCGGCCGAGCGAGGCGTGCTTCGCCGAGATCCGCGCCTTCGAAGAGGTGCTGCACGTCGACATCGTGCAGCTCCCGAACCTCGCCTGA
- a CDS encoding DEAD/DEAH box helicase: protein MPNARAAAPTPKVAEQNPSVHPFAALGLHKDLVRAVAAEGYSTPTPIQGKSIGPVLAGRDLLGCAQTGTGKTAAFVLPILHRLGKTPRTGKIRCLVVAPTRELAAQIDERIGAYGRHTGVRHICIYGGVGQKPQEKALERVPDILVATPGRLLDLMSQGFVKLDGIQVLVLDEADRMLDMGFIHDVRKIVAAVPPVRQTLLFSATIPGEIANLIASVLKDPVRVDIAPEVTTAERVEQCVHFVASKSDKRHLLEKLLRDENALRTIVFTRTKHGANRLAEQLTKSGIVAAAIHGNKSQGARERALEGFKGGTVAVLVATDLAARGIDVDGITHVFNFDLPNVPESYVHRIGRTGRAGASGRAIAFCDPEERPLLRDIEKFVKRSIPVAGGVALAPAPTPAMVTSPADPRPSPPRRSRGRRGPRRH from the coding sequence GTGCCGAATGCACGTGCCGCAGCTCCGACGCCCAAGGTCGCGGAGCAGAATCCATCCGTCCATCCGTTTGCGGCCCTCGGCCTCCACAAGGACCTCGTCCGTGCGGTCGCGGCCGAAGGCTACTCCACGCCCACGCCGATCCAGGGCAAGTCCATCGGCCCCGTCCTCGCGGGCCGTGACCTCCTCGGCTGCGCCCAGACCGGCACCGGCAAGACCGCGGCCTTCGTCCTCCCCATCCTCCATCGCCTCGGCAAGACGCCCCGCACCGGCAAGATCCGCTGCCTCGTGGTCGCCCCGACGCGCGAGCTCGCCGCGCAGATCGACGAGCGCATCGGCGCCTACGGCCGCCACACCGGCGTGCGTCACATCTGCATCTACGGCGGTGTCGGGCAGAAGCCGCAAGAGAAGGCGCTCGAGCGCGTGCCCGACATCCTCGTCGCCACGCCCGGCCGCCTCCTCGATCTCATGAGCCAGGGCTTCGTGAAGCTCGACGGCATCCAGGTCCTCGTCCTCGACGAAGCGGACCGCATGCTCGACATGGGCTTCATCCACGACGTCCGCAAGATCGTCGCGGCGGTGCCGCCCGTCCGCCAGACGCTGCTCTTCTCCGCCACCATCCCCGGCGAGATCGCGAACCTCATCGCGAGCGTGCTGAAGGATCCGGTGCGCGTCGACATCGCGCCCGAGGTCACCACCGCCGAGCGCGTCGAGCAGTGCGTCCACTTCGTCGCCTCGAAGAGCGACAAACGCCACCTCCTCGAGAAGCTCCTCCGCGACGAGAACGCGCTTCGCACGATCGTGTTCACGCGCACGAAGCACGGCGCGAACCGCCTCGCCGAGCAGCTCACGAAGAGCGGCATCGTCGCGGCCGCGATCCACGGGAACAAGTCGCAGGGCGCCCGCGAGCGCGCGCTCGAGGGCTTCAAGGGCGGGACCGTGGCGGTGCTCGTCGCGACCGATCTCGCGGCGCGCGGCATCGACGTCGACGGCATCACGCATGTGTTCAACTTCGACCTCCCCAACGTCCCGGAGAGCTACGTCCACCGTATCGGCCGCACCGGCCGCGCCGGGGCGAGCGGCCGCGCGATCGCGTTTTGCGATCCCGAGGAACGCCCGCTGCTCCGCGACATCGAAAAATTCGTGAAGCGCTCCATCCCCGTCGCGGGTGGCGTCGCTCTCGCTCCCGCTCCCACGCCGGCGATGGTGACGTCACCGGCGGATCCGCGGCCGTCCCCGCCCCGCCGCTCGCGCGGTCGTCGCGGTCCTCGACGGCACTGA
- the rbfA gene encoding 30S ribosome-binding factor RbfA, translating into MASTRRPAKHAAKNEASRPVRVAAQLRQEIARLVGRDLADPRLEGLIVSNAWISSDLQLARVFFRLATTDEGAALEARKKDAERALARASGRLRKAVTARLGLRVAPELRFVYDEGQDAQTRIEELLEEVKRERAT; encoded by the coding sequence ATGGCGTCGACGAGGCGGCCGGCGAAGCACGCCGCGAAGAACGAAGCGAGCAGGCCCGTGCGCGTGGCGGCGCAGCTTCGGCAGGAGATCGCGCGGCTCGTGGGGCGCGACCTCGCGGACCCGCGGCTCGAGGGGCTCATCGTGTCGAACGCGTGGATCAGCTCGGACCTGCAGCTCGCGCGCGTGTTCTTCCGCCTCGCGACGACCGACGAAGGCGCGGCGCTCGAGGCGCGCAAGAAGGACGCCGAGCGCGCGCTCGCGCGGGCGTCGGGGCGCTTGCGCAAGGCGGTGACGGCGCGGCTCGGGCTACGCGTCGCCCCCGAGCTTCGGTTCGTCTACGACGAGGGGCAGGACGCACAAACGCGCATCGAAGAGCTGCTCGAAGAAGTGAAGCGCGAGCGTGCGACATGA
- the infB gene encoding translation initiation factor IF-2, producing MSKVRVYEVAKQLNLDPKQVVTLFQSIGVTDVRNHMSSVDVDAVDRLKRNLEKQKTHDVVTERINRGPGAVIKRRAVAKPAAESSPTSAAPPISVPSTPALDDVASRRDISQIAIEAPPSKATDVAAKSAPSFENGGLEAREEAPRRKVEDKKSDVALPVPPASVPSVKEVAPPASAPAVEPPPPSAVKVPTPPPSIKEPPPPSVKAVAAPEPAPSAPAVEPPPPPPVVAPVEPPPVVAAPPPPPPAPEPPPPPPRVVPSDAPAPRGPSAAPKTGVEYWAGRPGVPMPTPVGAQRTGIGGGAAGVGARRVQFDPRAGAAGRPGGMRPGQQRPGMMGRGGPGGRGRPGMMNVRKGPVNVSTKEMSAHKKVIRIEENITLAAMAAQMSLKATELLMKLLGMGMTGIHINTTLDADTAKILASEFGWEVEDVATTEEEDIEAARGEAADVDPELVLRPPVVTVMGHVDHGKTSLLDKIRKADVAKGEAGGITQHIGAYKVTTAAGTIVFLDTPGHEAFTAMRARGASATDIVVLVVAADDGVMPQTKEAIAHAKAAKVPIIVAVNKIDKAGADPDRVKRELVEQGLQPEEWGGDTIFTQVSALTGEGIPQLLEMLALQAEVLDLKANPKKPASGVVIEALLDRGRGPVARILVQEGTLKVGDFVLAGPGFGKVRAMTNEHGKQVHEAPPATPVEILGLSDVPAAGDPLHAVKDPKKALEIAESRKAKQDKSKQGSDKGLSLQSLMERLQAGDQQELRVIVKTDVHGSSEALTNAFNKLTTDRVKLHIVHSGVGAITEGDVNLAIAAKAILIGFNVRPAGKAAALAEENKVEIRLYSIIYDAVDDVKAAMEGLLPTTKVEKLSGKAEVRAIFKIRGIVVAGCYVTQGKVRRSNHVRVTRDGAVIWEGKIDALKHLKEDVKEIPEGMECGISLDGFNDVKNGDFIESFEIEEIKQKL from the coding sequence ATGAGCAAGGTTCGGGTCTACGAAGTCGCGAAACAGCTCAATCTCGACCCGAAGCAGGTCGTGACGCTGTTCCAGTCGATTGGCGTGACGGATGTCCGAAACCACATGAGCTCCGTGGACGTCGACGCCGTCGACCGTCTGAAGCGGAACCTCGAGAAACAGAAGACGCACGACGTCGTGACCGAGCGCATCAACCGCGGTCCCGGCGCCGTCATCAAACGGCGCGCCGTCGCGAAGCCCGCCGCGGAGTCGTCGCCAACGTCCGCCGCGCCGCCGATCAGCGTCCCGTCGACGCCCGCGCTCGACGACGTCGCCTCGCGCCGCGACATCTCGCAGATCGCGATCGAAGCGCCGCCCTCGAAGGCCACCGACGTCGCCGCGAAGAGCGCGCCCTCGTTCGAGAACGGCGGGCTCGAGGCGCGCGAAGAAGCCCCGCGCCGCAAGGTCGAGGACAAGAAGAGCGACGTCGCGCTCCCGGTCCCGCCCGCGAGCGTGCCCAGCGTGAAGGAGGTCGCGCCGCCCGCGTCCGCGCCGGCCGTCGAGCCGCCGCCGCCGTCCGCGGTCAAGGTCCCGACCCCGCCGCCGTCGATCAAGGAGCCGCCGCCGCCGAGCGTGAAGGCCGTCGCCGCGCCGGAGCCGGCGCCGTCCGCGCCCGCGGTCGAGCCGCCGCCGCCTCCGCCGGTCGTCGCGCCGGTCGAGCCGCCGCCGGTCGTCGCCGCGCCGCCGCCTCCTCCTCCCGCGCCCGAGCCCCCGCCGCCGCCTCCGCGCGTCGTGCCCTCGGACGCCCCCGCCCCGCGCGGTCCGTCCGCGGCGCCGAAGACCGGCGTCGAGTACTGGGCCGGTCGTCCCGGCGTTCCGATGCCGACCCCGGTCGGCGCGCAGCGCACGGGCATCGGCGGCGGCGCCGCCGGCGTCGGCGCGCGTCGCGTGCAGTTCGATCCCCGCGCCGGCGCGGCGGGTCGTCCCGGCGGCATGCGTCCGGGCCAGCAGCGTCCGGGCATGATGGGCCGTGGCGGCCCCGGTGGCCGTGGCCGCCCGGGCATGATGAACGTCCGCAAGGGCCCGGTGAACGTCTCCACGAAGGAGATGTCCGCGCACAAGAAGGTCATTCGCATCGAGGAGAACATCACCCTCGCCGCGATGGCCGCGCAGATGAGCCTCAAGGCGACGGAGCTCCTGATGAAGCTCCTCGGCATGGGCATGACCGGCATCCACATCAACACGACGCTGGACGCCGACACGGCGAAGATCCTCGCGAGCGAGTTCGGCTGGGAGGTCGAGGACGTCGCGACGACGGAAGAGGAAGACATCGAGGCCGCGCGTGGCGAGGCCGCCGACGTCGATCCCGAGCTCGTGCTCCGGCCGCCGGTCGTCACGGTGATGGGTCACGTCGACCACGGCAAGACGAGCCTCCTCGACAAGATCCGCAAGGCCGACGTCGCGAAGGGCGAGGCCGGCGGCATCACGCAGCACATCGGCGCGTACAAGGTGACGACCGCCGCCGGCACGATCGTGTTCCTCGACACGCCGGGCCACGAGGCGTTCACCGCGATGCGCGCGCGCGGCGCGAGCGCGACGGACATCGTCGTCCTCGTCGTCGCGGCGGACGACGGTGTCATGCCGCAGACGAAGGAGGCGATCGCGCACGCGAAGGCGGCGAAGGTCCCGATCATCGTCGCGGTGAACAAGATCGACAAGGCGGGCGCCGATCCCGATCGCGTGAAGCGCGAGCTCGTCGAGCAGGGCCTCCAGCCCGAAGAGTGGGGCGGCGACACGATCTTCACCCAGGTCTCCGCCCTCACCGGCGAAGGCATCCCGCAGCTCCTCGAGATGCTCGCGCTCCAGGCGGAGGTCCTCGACCTCAAGGCGAACCCGAAGAAGCCGGCGAGCGGCGTCGTCATCGAGGCGCTCCTCGATCGCGGCCGCGGCCCGGTCGCGCGCATCCTCGTGCAAGAGGGCACGCTCAAGGTCGGCGACTTCGTCCTCGCGGGTCCGGGCTTCGGCAAGGTCCGCGCGATGACGAACGAGCACGGCAAGCAGGTCCACGAGGCTCCGCCGGCGACGCCGGTCGAGATCCTCGGCCTCTCCGACGTCCCCGCCGCGGGCGATCCGCTCCACGCGGTGAAGGACCCGAAGAAGGCGCTCGAGATCGCGGAGAGCCGCAAGGCGAAGCAGGACAAGAGCAAGCAGGGCTCCGACAAGGGCCTCTCGCTCCAGTCGCTCATGGAGCGCCTCCAGGCGGGCGATCAGCAGGAGCTGCGCGTCATCGTGAAGACGGACGTGCACGGCTCGAGCGAGGCGCTCACGAACGCGTTCAACAAGCTCACGACCGATCGGGTGAAGCTCCACATCGTCCACTCGGGCGTCGGCGCGATCACCGAGGGCGACGTGAACCTCGCCATCGCGGCGAAGGCGATCCTCATCGGCTTCAACGTGCGCCCCGCCGGCAAGGCGGCGGCGCTCGCGGAGGAGAACAAGGTCGAGATCCGCCTCTACTCGATCATCTACGACGCGGTCGACGACGTGAAGGCGGCGATGGAAGGCCTCCTCCCCACGACGAAGGTGGAGAAGCTCTCCGGCAAGGCCGAGGTCCGCGCCATCTTCAAGATCCGCGGCATCGTCGTCGCGGGCTGTTACGTGACGCAGGGCAAGGTCCGCCGCTCCAACCACGTCCGCGTGACCCGCGACGGCGCGGTGATCTGGGAAGGCAAGATCGACGCGCTCAAGCACCTCAAGGAAGACGTCAAGGAGATCCCGGAGGGGATGGAGTGCGGCATCAGCCTCGACGGCTTCAACGACGTCAAGAACGGCGACTTCATCGAGTCGTTCGAGATCGAAGAGATCAAGCAGAAGCTCTGA
- a CDS encoding YlxR family protein, which yields MTHDDSAKTAKKRTERTCAGCGKHAEPHELVRVVLDPSSGELAVDMAGSAFGRGAHVHGAPDCLKRALKSGLSRAFKQEVKGDAAVLGAAIVEAADRRIEGLLSGAKRAGQLAIGADAVSEVEAPALIVVARDAAAAAKLSVVERAVAAGNAIAFAEKSRIGALLGGRDGNREVAILAILHAGVGAAVGGTYRLSAPFRKVEEAWSSSEVR from the coding sequence ATGACCCACGACGACAGCGCCAAGACCGCGAAGAAGCGGACGGAGCGCACGTGTGCCGGGTGCGGAAAGCACGCCGAGCCGCACGAGCTCGTCCGCGTCGTCCTCGATCCGTCCTCGGGCGAGCTCGCGGTCGACATGGCGGGCTCCGCCTTCGGGCGCGGCGCGCACGTGCACGGCGCGCCCGACTGCCTCAAGCGCGCGCTGAAGAGCGGTTTGTCCCGCGCGTTCAAGCAGGAAGTCAAAGGCGACGCGGCCGTCCTCGGCGCCGCGATCGTCGAGGCGGCGGATCGCCGGATCGAAGGCCTCCTCTCCGGCGCCAAGCGCGCGGGGCAGCTCGCGATCGGCGCCGACGCGGTCTCCGAGGTCGAGGCGCCGGCGCTGATCGTCGTCGCACGGGACGCCGCGGCGGCGGCGAAGCTTTCGGTCGTGGAGCGCGCGGTCGCCGCGGGCAACGCGATCGCGTTTGCAGAAAAGTCACGAATTGGAGCCCTGCTTGGGGGGCGAGACGGGAATAGGGAGGTCGCGATTCTTGCGATTCTCCACGCAGGAGTTGGCGCTGCGGTCGGTGGGACGTACCGGCTGTCGGCGCCGTTCCGCAAGGTAGAGGAAGCATGGTCGTCGTCGGAGGTTCGATGA
- the nusA gene encoding transcription termination/antitermination protein NusA, whose product MAVQQQAAQTDANLLQAIDMVAKEKGIDRSRLVKTIEEAILKAAQSVFGPNRELQATFNEDTGQVDLFQFMTVVDDVSDDEREIALEDAQAKGLEAELGEELGFQIFWHPNDAKKAAEQDKEFGDLLMVKQARSQFGRIAAQAAKQVLIQRVRDEERDLIYQEFKDKKGELIKGVVRRFEKGNNIIVDLGRTEGILPFREQTPRETYRPGDRIVALLKDIDREARGPQIILSRGDGKLVEKLFESEVPEIYEGIVKIVACAREPGARSKIAVMSRDADVDPVGACVGMKGSRVQAVVQELRGEKIDIVPWDRDPARFVCAAIQPAEVNKVIVNEADGRMELVVPDEKLSLAIGRKGQNVRLAWHLTGWKLDIISESKFKQMEEEAIAQLGRIDGVSEQVARNMYRMGFRALEEVAEATAEEIGSIQGVGAENAPSIRAAAEITMETLRQERIRAASAKSEPLTDKEKLLFVRGVGERTVQLLEDAGYRSVEDIMREDEDKLAIKTGLGIKKARALKQGGEYFLQNEWKQIDAARKAAAASATQQS is encoded by the coding sequence ATGGCCGTTCAGCAGCAGGCAGCCCAGACCGATGCGAACCTTCTCCAGGCGATCGACATGGTCGCGAAGGAAAAGGGGATCGATCGCTCGCGCCTGGTGAAGACGATCGAAGAGGCGATCCTCAAGGCCGCGCAGAGCGTCTTCGGTCCGAACCGCGAGCTCCAGGCCACGTTCAACGAGGACACCGGTCAGGTCGACCTCTTCCAGTTCATGACCGTCGTCGACGACGTCTCCGACGACGAGCGCGAGATCGCGCTCGAGGACGCGCAGGCGAAGGGCCTCGAGGCGGAGCTCGGCGAAGAGCTCGGCTTCCAGATCTTTTGGCACCCCAACGACGCGAAGAAGGCCGCCGAGCAGGACAAGGAGTTCGGCGATCTCCTCATGGTGAAGCAGGCGCGCTCGCAGTTCGGCCGCATCGCGGCGCAGGCGGCGAAGCAGGTCCTCATCCAGCGCGTGCGCGACGAAGAGCGCGACCTCATCTACCAGGAGTTCAAGGACAAGAAGGGCGAGCTCATCAAGGGCGTCGTCCGCCGCTTCGAGAAGGGCAACAACATCATCGTCGACCTCGGCCGCACGGAGGGCATCTTGCCGTTCCGCGAGCAGACGCCGCGCGAGACGTACCGCCCCGGCGACCGCATCGTCGCGCTCCTGAAGGACATCGACCGCGAGGCGCGCGGCCCGCAGATCATCCTCTCGCGCGGCGACGGCAAGCTCGTCGAGAAGCTCTTCGAGAGCGAGGTCCCCGAGATCTACGAGGGCATCGTCAAGATCGTCGCCTGCGCGCGTGAGCCGGGCGCGCGCTCGAAGATCGCGGTCATGAGCCGCGACGCGGACGTCGATCCCGTCGGCGCGTGCGTCGGCATGAAGGGCTCGCGCGTCCAGGCGGTCGTGCAGGAGCTCCGCGGCGAGAAGATCGACATCGTCCCGTGGGACCGCGACCCCGCGCGCTTCGTGTGCGCCGCGATCCAGCCGGCCGAGGTCAACAAGGTCATCGTCAACGAGGCCGACGGGCGGATGGAGCTCGTCGTCCCCGACGAGAAGCTCTCCCTCGCGATCGGCCGCAAGGGCCAGAACGTGCGCCTCGCGTGGCACCTCACCGGCTGGAAGCTCGACATCATCAGCGAGTCGAAGTTCAAGCAGATGGAAGAGGAGGCGATCGCGCAGCTCGGCCGCATCGATGGCGTGAGCGAGCAGGTCGCGCGCAACATGTACCGCATGGGCTTCCGCGCCCTCGAGGAGGTCGCGGAGGCGACCGCCGAAGAGATCGGCAGCATCCAGGGCGTCGGCGCGGAGAACGCGCCCTCGATCCGCGCCGCGGCGGAGATCACGATGGAGACCCTCCGTCAGGAGCGCATCCGGGCCGCCTCCGCGAAGAGTGAGCCGCTCACCGACAAGGAGAAGCTCCTCTTCGTCCGCGGCGTCGGCGAGCGCACGGTGCAGCTCCTCGAGGACGCGGGCTACCGCTCCGTCGAGGACATCATGCGCGAGGACGAGGACAAGCTCGCGATCAAGACGGGCCTCGGCATCAAGAAGGCCCGCGCCCTCAAGCAGGGCGGCGAGTACTTCCTCCAGAACGAGTGGAAGCAGATCGACGCGGCCCGCAAGGCCGCCGCCGCGAGCGCGACCCAGCAGAGCTGA
- a CDS encoding ribosome maturation factor RimP: protein MASPSSSPSFDRERLHAVIDPVVRAHGAELVDVELKNEGGWILRVYVEKLGAEAERMSTKQAAIDLELCSNIARDLSPALDVSDPIPHRYNLEVSSPGVERELKKPADYARFEGEKAKLKLRTGIAGQKVIVGVLGPMKDGLVDVADGAKTWSVALDDVVSARLVFEFGPAPKPGGKKKS, encoded by the coding sequence ATGGCGTCTCCCTCCAGCAGCCCGAGCTTCGACCGTGAGCGGCTCCACGCCGTGATCGATCCCGTCGTGCGCGCGCACGGCGCGGAGCTCGTCGACGTCGAGCTGAAGAACGAGGGCGGCTGGATCCTGCGCGTGTACGTCGAGAAGCTGGGGGCCGAGGCAGAGCGCATGTCCACCAAGCAGGCCGCGATCGACCTCGAGCTCTGCTCGAACATCGCGCGCGATCTCTCGCCCGCGCTCGACGTCTCGGATCCGATCCCCCATCGCTACAACCTCGAGGTCAGCTCGCCCGGGGTGGAGCGCGAGCTGAAGAAGCCCGCCGACTACGCCCGCTTCGAGGGCGAGAAGGCGAAGCTGAAGCTCCGGACCGGCATCGCCGGCCAGAAGGTGATCGTCGGCGTCCTCGGTCCGATGAAGGACGGGCTCGTCGACGTCGCCGACGGCGCCAAGACGTGGAGCGTCGCTCTCGACGACGTCGTATCGGCCCGGCTCGTGTTCGAGTTCGGGCCCGCCCCCAAGCCGGGCGGAAAGAAGAAGTCGTGA